The window TTGGCTTGCTGAATTCCAGTTACCAGCATTTCTGGGAGAAACTCAGCGATTTCATCCGCTAAATGCTGCCGGACAGTCATCACCCTTATGGCAAGGTCAGCTCGCTCTTCTAACAGCGCAGTGATAAACGCTTCTCCATTTTGCAGGTCATGGTTATTCGCGAAGGCGTTAAACCAATAGCCGCAGGGAGGGTCAAGCTCTCTAAGCTGATGCATCACCACCCGCACAGCTTGATAGGTCAAATAGCTCGTAAGCATCTTGGCCGTATCTTTCGCTGTTTGCTTGATGTCCATCACACAAAGTTGGCTGCGATTAGGCGAGTTCCCACAAGCGGGAACCAGGAAGTTAGCCAATTGAACCCGATACTGCAAACACAATCGGTGTTCTCGACTGCAATTTGCTTAGGCTGCTTGCCAGACCACCAGCGAGAGGAGAGACCTGAGCCTCTCCTCAAAACGCTCCTTAGAGCTTGTCCATTGTCTCGAACTCGAACTTGATTTCCTTCCAAAGTTCGCAGGCAGCAGCCAGTTCAGGAGACCACTTAGCCGCTTCGCGGATGATGTCGCCACCCTCGCGAACCAGATCGCGGCCTTCGTTACGAGCCTGAACACAGGCTTCCAGTGCAACCCGGTTGGCCGTTGCACCCGGTGCGTTGCCCCAAGGGTGACCCAAGGTACCACCACCAAACTGGAGAACGGAGTCATCCCCAAAGATTTCCACCAGCGCAGGCATGTGCCAAACGTGAATACCGCCAGAAGCTACGGCAAACACGCCACCCATGGAAGCCCAATCTTGGGTGAAGTAGATACCACGAGACTTGTCTTGCTCGATATAGTTTTCGCGCAGCAGGTCAATGAAACCGAGGGTGCTCTCGCGATCGCCTTCCAATTTACCCACAACAGTACCTGTGTGGATGTGGTCACCCCCAGACATCCGCAGACACTTCGCTAATACGCGGAAGTGCATCCCATGGTTGCGCTGACGGTCAATGACCGCGTGCATAGCTCGGTGGATGTGCAGCAACAGCCCGTTATCGCGGCACCACTTAGACAAGGTGGTGTTGGCGGTGAAACCAGCGGTCAAGAAGTCATGCATGACGATGGGCATTTCGAGTTCTTTCGCGTACTCGGCCCGCTTCAGCATTTCTTCACAGGTAGATGCCGTTACGTTCAGGTAGTGGCCTTTGATTTCACCCGTTTCTGCCTGAGATTTGTGGATGGCGTCAGCGACAAACAAGAAGCGATCGCGCCAGCGCTGGAAAGGCTGAGAGTTAATGTTCTCGTCATCTTTCGTGAAGTCTAGACCGCCGCGCAGACACTCATACACAGCACGGCCATAGTTCTTCGCAGACAGACCCAGCTTGGGCTTAATCGTACAGCCCAGCAGCGGACGACCATACTTGTTCAGGCGATCGCGCTCAACAGTAATCCCGTGGGGAGGGCCCTGGAAAGTTTTGAGGTAAGCAACCGGAATCCGCAAGTCTTCTAGACGCAGTGCCCGCAGCGCTTTAAAGCCAAACACGTTCCCCACAATGGAGGTCAGCATGTTGGTGACAGACCCTTCTTCAAACAGGTCTAGGGGATAGGCTACGTAGCAGATGTACTGGTTATCTTCACCAGCAACGGGCTCAATGTCGTAGCAGCGCCCTTTGTAGCGATCAAGATCGGTCAGCAGATCAGTCCACACCGTGGTCCAAGTACCCGTGGAGGATTCTGCAGCTACCGCAGCAGCACACTCCTCAGGAGGCACACCGGGCTGTGGAGTCATCCGGAATGCCGCCAAGATGTCGGTATCCTTTGGAGTGTAGTCAGGGGTGTAATAGGTCAGCTTGTAGTCCTTAACCCCGGCCTGATATCCAGATTTTGACTGAGTCGTTGTCTGAGAGTAAGACATATCTCCCTTCCTGTGAGGTTCCTAACGATGACCACTGCACCCCAGTGCCATCGCAACGGCAGAGGTGACCAAACGGCTGCCCACGGCAAAGGTTGTGGCTCCACCCCAAGGCCAGTGGTATTGAAAATTAAGCACTCCAGCCACCCAGAAGCTTAGCTGCCTCAAACGGGTTCCAGTACTGGATTTCGGGTCTCCTGCAGTACCCTATGCCCTAAGAATACTATCAGCGATTAAATAAGTTTGATTTCGGAAGATCTGTATAGATTCATAAATAAAAGTTATATACTGCCGTGTCACAGTTTTTCGCTGTGTCTCACCATGTAACTCGACCCCCTACTGAAGCGACGAAGGTGGTATAAGCGATTTCTCTCTGTTGCAGCAATAATGACAAGCGCTTCCTAAGAACTCAAGATTTTATACAAATTCTTAAGCATGTTAGGAAAGGCGAGCAGTCAAGGGCGGCAAGCAGAAGGCAGAGGGCAGAAAGTGGGTGATTGGCTAGTGGCTGTGCTCCAATTACCCAGAACCCAATCATCCACAATCGAGAGCCTTCCTACATAGCGATAGCTGACATCTGGTGGCTAACCGCGGCTCATTCCAGCTCTTTAACCCAAGATCTGGCAAGATTTTCAGTGCCGTTCCGCAAAAACTGCTGTACCCTTTAGCCGATATAGATGTGGCTTCTTGGCAGTCGGGCAAGTTTAGCTGCCTCAATAATTACTCAGAAGGTGATGAGGATGAAGTGGTTTGGTTTATGCCTCTTAGTCAGTGGGATACTTGCACCTGCCGTAGGTGTCACCGGTGTAGCAGCCGCCCCAGGTCCATTGGCCCAAATGCCCTCTAATGATGCGGATGACGATCGCACCTATACCCCAACCTTGCCGCCAAACACGGCCGATCCCTTACCTTCTACCCGCCCTCAGCAAGAACGACCCGCCACAGACTATCGCATTCCAGCACTACAACAAGACAATAACGGCAGCCTATGGCTGGGAACCTGGCGCGGCCAAATTGCCCGCATTGATCCAGAAACTGGGAGAGTTCAAGCCCGTATCAGCATTCCCAGCCGCACGGTGGGTGCCCTGGCGGAAGACAAAACCGGGCGCATTTGGGTGGGCACCTATGCGGGCCTTGTGCGCGTTGATTCCCAGACCAATGAGATCACCGCACAGAACTTTTCGTTACCGTCTAATCAAGTCCTGTCTCTCATGATCGATAGTCGAGGCTTTTTGTGGGCAGGCACCGATCAAGGATTGGCCATGATTAGCCCAGATCAGGGGCTGCTGATGACGACCCTCAGAGAACTTCCAGGCATCAGTGCCAACGTTCTGGAAATGGATAACGACGGCCATCTTTGGGTCGGCACCTTAAACGGGTTAGTGCAAGTGAACACTGCCAGCGCCAGCCCGATGCAGGTAGTTTTGGGCATACCGGGGCAAACAGTGCAGGCGTTGGCACTGGATGCCCAAGGCAGCCTCTGGGTCGGGACCCCTGATGGCCTGGTCGTCGTAGACCCAGCGACCGGGGCAGTTGTTCGCTCTGTCGGGGCTATGCAGGGGCAAAATGTCTTATCTCTGTCGTTTGATAGCAACCAGGCTCTATGGGTCGGAACCCAGGAAGGGCTCTACACGATGAACCCCTACAACGGTGAAGTGTTAGGGCAGGTTCGGGGTCTGCCAGGGCGACGAATCTTCGCCATTGCTCCAGATACAGGCAATAAGGTCTGGGTGGGCACCAGTGAAGGCTTAGGCTGGGTCAGCACGACAACAGGCCGCGCTTTACCCCATGGCGCATTTGTGAATCCAATCGTGTTTGAGACGCTATAACCCCATTAAGCGATGATAGAGAGGGGGTTCAATATTCTGACGACTGAACCTCTAAAGGTGGCGTTGGCATGGCGGTTCGGATCAATCAATTTACTAAATGGAAGCAGGCGCAGCGATCCGTTGCGGTACTCACAGCTTGGGATTTTATTTCAGGGCAGATTGCAGACCAGGCAGGTGCTGACATCGTGTTGGTGGGTGACTCGTTGGCAATGGTGGCCTTGGGCTACGATACGACGCTGCCGCTGACTTTAGATGAGTTAATTCACCATGCCAAAGCGGTGCGTCGGGGCGTGAAGGACGCGCTACTGGTAGCAGATTTGCCCTTTTTAAGTTTTCAGACCGACTTGGCAGATGCGATTCGTTCTGCCGGTCGCGCCCTCAAGGAAGCAGGGGCTCACGCTGCCAAGTTAGAGGGAGGATATCCTCGCATGGCAGAGACGATTCGATCGCTAGTAGAGTCGGGTATTCCTGTCATGGGCCATGTCGGCCTCACCCCCCAGTCTGTGAATCAAATAGGCGGGTTTCGTAAACAGGGCACGTCTCCAGAGACGGCAGATCGCATTTTGGAAGAGGCGATCGCGATTGAAAAAGCCGGGGCCTTTTCCATCATCTTGGAGCACATTCCCGATGAACTCGCCAAGACCATCACTGATACCTTGAGTATCACCACCATTGGCATCGGTGCTGGCCCCCATTGCGACGGTCAGGTGCTCGTCACCGCCGACGTCTTAGGACTCTCTGACTGGCAACCCCCCTTTGCCAAGCGCTATGCCAACTTACGGGAGCAGGGTATTCAAGCGGCCAAACAGTTTTGTGATGAGGTCAGATCTCAAAACTTCAACGTGACATAAAAGCCCAACAGGCACCTTAAAATGCACCTCCTTGGCACTCTCCAATACACCTGTCGGGGCAGCCAATTGGCTGCCCCGACAGGTGGGCCAAACAAGAGAACTGCCCTTATCGGTCTCTTGCAGCGGTTTGCATTTGGATACAGGACACCCTAGGTTCCAAACCCTAAACCCCGCTTTGACCGAGGTGTCCTGGACTCAACTAAACAGGGCTATGGTTAGCTAAAAATCTCTTCAAACCGTCGCCAATTCCGGCTGTGCTTGAGCAGTTTGAGACGTCGTCTCTGCGGTGCAATAAACTTCTGCAGAGTTATTCGGACTCTCGATCAGCTTGACTTTGTGAAGCTGTGCCCCTGTTTGTAAGATTGGATCCCGCAGTAGCTCCCGGATATAGACCGCAATGTTCTCAGCAGTGGGTACCACCTCGGCAAAGTAAGGAATGTCTTTGTTCAAGAAGGTATGGTCAAACGGCTCAACCACATGAGTGTCGATCGCCTGCTGCAGGTCTGCCAAATCGGCAATCATACCCGTTCTAGCGTCAACGGTTCCTTTCACAGTGACTTCAAGGTGATAGTTATGCCCGTGCCCATGGGGGCGAGCACACTTACCATAGATTTCGACATTCTCTTCGTAGCTGAGCGTCGGCAGCGCTAGACGATGGGCAGCGCTAAAGTGAGTGCTGAGAGTGAGATACGCTTCCATACCATTACCTGTGTATTCGGCCCAAAGTTCGGGATGTTCAAATAGCTGAATCTTGACCACTGGCAAATAGGGCACCAAGCGATTCCAGATCACCCGTGCCAAATGTTCAGTGGTCGGCAGAGTGGCCTGCAACTCTGGCCAAACATCATTCAGGTGAGAAAAATCAAGCTGGCTTGTCACCTCTCGCTTGATCACCTGTTTAACATCTGACAGATTGAGCACCATGCCGTACTGGTCTAATTCCCCCAGCATCGACACATACAAGACATAATTATGACCGTGCCCCGGAGCGCGAGTGCAGGGGCCAAATTTAGCTCTATTCTCGTCATCGCTTAGCTCCGGCAACCAATAACGATGGCTAGCTGAGAACTGAGCGCGCCGATTGATGATGCATTTCATAGCGCGATGGCGTTGCGTTGTTTACGTTTCGTAAAATTCCCTCTTAAACAGCATAATCGAAACCGCTACAGGTCGTCGGGCAACCAGTGTGTTTAGCTACGAGGCGATCGCCCAAGTCGCCTGCCTTAGAATCATTAGAATCATTAATTTTTATTGTTATTTCTCTCACAATTTAATTAGTAAGGCGAGAAAGGTACTGCTGGAGAGGCATTGAGACCTTAACCTAACCTGTGACTTTTATTTTCATGAGTTGCTGACACAAGCCCTAAAAAGTAAAATTGAATACAGAAATCAAAAGTCGTTCATCTCGAATTCCTCATACTTCAATGACTGAGCTGAGGATGTCTTGAGACGGAAGTAAGGAGAACCCCTGAAGGAACGCGCCTCTCTCATTTTGATATCTGAGTAGACTGATAAGTTTGGAGGCGAAATATGAAGCTTCGTTACCGTGGCGTCGAGTACGATTACACCCCCCCTTCTCTAGAAGTATCAGAGAGTGAGATTTTGGGGCGCTATCGTGGGCGTTCTCTTCGCTTTTCCTATGTTAAGCACGTTCCCTTTCCGCAACCTGAAGCCGACCTGAGTTTCCGGGGTGCTACTTATCACACTAACAATTATGGGCAGGTCAAGCCTGTGGTGCCTGCGCAAGAAGTGCCTCAGGGATCAAAATTTATGCCCGTTTTTGATTCTATGGCCACAGCCAGACGGCATTTGTTGCAAGAGTCTGCCCGCATCCATCAGGAAAGTATTCGCCGCTCTTTGCAGCGTCGCATTGAAATTGCCCAAGCTCAGGGAGACGATATGCTTGTGCGCCAACTAGAAGACGAAATGCATCAAATCGCTTAATCGATGATCTTGCAACAGAATTAGGTGTTGGCTTCGCGCCTACCCAATCTTGTGCTGTAGCTGGAGCAGAGGGTGTGCGCAACAAGCACGCCCTTTTTCTTGGGCCATTTATCTTTTGCGGGGGATGACTCAGCAGGGATAATGCCCTATAGAATGCCTGGATTGCAAATCGTTAACGTGACAGCTGGATTCTTAAATCTCTACAAGCCCCTCGGATGGACGTCCCATGATTGTGTGGCTAAGGTGCGGCGATTGCTGACCCTTAGGAAAGTGGGGCACGGCGGCACTTTAGATCCAGCAGCATCGGGCGTTTTACCGATCGCCCTCGGGCGTGCTACGCGACTTCTGCAATTTTTACCGGGTGATAAAGCTTATCGAGCTGTGATTCGGTTTGGGTTAACCACCACCACAGACGATCTCGAAGGAGAGGTGGCAACCTCTCAATCAGCTATCGGGCTGAGCCAGGCAGCAGCGATCGCGCCGCTCCCTCAATTCATCGGCACGTTTGCACAAGTCCCGCCTCGCTACAGCGCCGTCCAGGTACAAGGGCAACGACTCTATAACCTGGCCCGCAAAGGGCAAGAGGCCAATATTCCAGTGCGCACAGTGACGGTTCATCACATTACGCCCGTTAAATGGCAGCCCGGGGAATTTCCAGAACTGACCGTAGATATTGCCTGCGGGACTGGAACCTATATTCGATCAATTGCGCGAGATTGGGGCACCGTACTAGGCACAGGTGCCACGTTAGCCGCGCTAGAACGAACCCAAAGCAGCGGTTTCCCGATCAAGAGCAGCCTGACGTTGGAGCAGTTGGCCGACCAGGTCAATACGGGCATCTTTACCCCCGTCCCCCCCGAAATTACGCTCCATCACTTGCCCATTTTGTCCCTAACCGCTGAAGATGCTCGGCGCTGGCAGCAAGGTCAAAAAATTCCGGCCCTTGGGGCGATCGCACCAGACTCTCCTCCGTTTTACCGAGTCCATGACCCGACTAATCGATTTTTGGGGGTTACCCGCTGGCGCACTGATCCAGAAACCGGTGAGATCAGATTGCGACCTCAAGTCGTTTTTGTCGATATGCCATGAATGGTCTGCAAATATAGCAGTATGCAGGCTAATCAAGCACACCCTAGACCCCAAACCCTAGACCCTGTCTTAACCCAGATGTACTGGACTCAACTGAACAGGGCCATATCAGGGTGAAAGACTCAAGGGCTCAAACTGGTTCGCCCCAGCTTGAGCCCTTGAACAGTTCAAGTGCGAAGTGAAAAATCCAGAATCTTATGCCAGGGCCAGGGTAAAGGCGCCTGTTGTCGGATTGCTAGAAGTCGTTACCAGCTGCTGAGACACCCCTTCAACAAGCGCTACCAGGTCATTATCGTGAAAAATCTCGACCCCATCCATCGTTACCTGCTGAGAGAGGGCGCCAATGCCGCCGCTCATTTGGATAAAATCTTCAGGGCCAAATGCTTGAATAGTGGCCAAGCCAGAACCGCCAGTGTAGAAATTTTGAGGGTCTTGACTATTAGGATTCGCCATTCCTAGCACAAATGTTTCTGAACTCCCAAAATTCCCCCTGAGAATATCAATATCGTTCTCCCCAAAAGAACGGGGGCTCCCCACAACTGCTCCGTTATTCCCCAGTAAAAAGTCTATTTCCACACCTGTAATATAAACAGTCCCTGGATGTTGAGGACGCTCTATCGAATAGTCTGTTCGGATAGTCTCAAGCGAGAAGGCATTCGCACTCCCCGTGATGAATACATCTCGTTCTTCCTGATAGCCGTGATTACGATAGTGCTCTAGGCCAGATCCAAATATGCCTAAAGCCACTGCCCGAGCCACATCAGGATTATCTAATAGATAAAAATCTTCGTTAAAGCCGCTCTCGCTCTGATAGCCACCAGCATCCCGCCCTTCAGCCATCCCATAGTTAATGAAGTGATAGAACCCAGAGGGAATGCCCCCTCCTTGTACCGCTGCAGCAATATCACCATTGTTTGCGAGATACACCTGCTCATTAAAGAGGGAACTAAAACCTATGCGTCCCTCCTGCCAGCCGGAGGTCAAGAAATGCTGCAACCCTGAAGAAAAAGCCCCTTGAGCTACGGCTTGAGCTACATCAGCGTTATTTTGCAAGTATTCTTGCTCGTTGTAAAAAAGGGAAACAGTAGTACGACCTTCACCGAGCCCATGATTGAGAAAGTGGGTTAGTCCTGAGGGCAATGTAGTCGGAGACTTGCTGCGGAAACTCAGGTTCGGATAACGGCCAAATTGAGCAAATCCTCTCACTTCTAGAGCAACATCTGGGTTTTGATCGAGGTAATAGGCTTCATTAAATAACGATAAAAACATCTTGGCGGGCTCCTTTAGAGGTCACAAAATAGCTCCATGGCTTTTAGTGAAATTGCGGAAATCT is drawn from Leptolyngbya sp. SIO1E4 and contains these coding sequences:
- a CDS encoding chaperonin family protein RbcX: MDIKQTAKDTAKMLTSYLTYQAVRVVMHQLRELDPPCGYWFNAFANNHDLQNGEAFITALLEERADLAIRVMTVRQHLADEIAEFLPEMLVTGIQQANMTHRRIHLERITQISSAELSGDSESPQDFESSGE
- a CDS encoding form I ribulose bisphosphate carboxylase large subunit → MSYSQTTTQSKSGYQAGVKDYKLTYYTPDYTPKDTDILAAFRMTPQPGVPPEECAAAVAAESSTGTWTTVWTDLLTDLDRYKGRCYDIEPVAGEDNQYICYVAYPLDLFEEGSVTNMLTSIVGNVFGFKALRALRLEDLRIPVAYLKTFQGPPHGITVERDRLNKYGRPLLGCTIKPKLGLSAKNYGRAVYECLRGGLDFTKDDENINSQPFQRWRDRFLFVADAIHKSQAETGEIKGHYLNVTASTCEEMLKRAEYAKELEMPIVMHDFLTAGFTANTTLSKWCRDNGLLLHIHRAMHAVIDRQRNHGMHFRVLAKCLRMSGGDHIHTGTVVGKLEGDRESTLGFIDLLRENYIEQDKSRGIYFTQDWASMGGVFAVASGGIHVWHMPALVEIFGDDSVLQFGGGTLGHPWGNAPGATANRVALEACVQARNEGRDLVREGGDIIREAAKWSPELAAACELWKEIKFEFETMDKL
- a CDS encoding transcriptional regulator: MRMKWFGLCLLVSGILAPAVGVTGVAAAPGPLAQMPSNDADDDRTYTPTLPPNTADPLPSTRPQQERPATDYRIPALQQDNNGSLWLGTWRGQIARIDPETGRVQARISIPSRTVGALAEDKTGRIWVGTYAGLVRVDSQTNEITAQNFSLPSNQVLSLMIDSRGFLWAGTDQGLAMISPDQGLLMTTLRELPGISANVLEMDNDGHLWVGTLNGLVQVNTASASPMQVVLGIPGQTVQALALDAQGSLWVGTPDGLVVVDPATGAVVRSVGAMQGQNVLSLSFDSNQALWVGTQEGLYTMNPYNGEVLGQVRGLPGRRIFAIAPDTGNKVWVGTSEGLGWVSTTTGRALPHGAFVNPIVFETL
- the panB gene encoding 3-methyl-2-oxobutanoate hydroxymethyltransferase; the protein is MAVRINQFTKWKQAQRSVAVLTAWDFISGQIADQAGADIVLVGDSLAMVALGYDTTLPLTLDELIHHAKAVRRGVKDALLVADLPFLSFQTDLADAIRSAGRALKEAGAHAAKLEGGYPRMAETIRSLVESGIPVMGHVGLTPQSVNQIGGFRKQGTSPETADRILEEAIAIEKAGAFSIILEHIPDELAKTITDTLSITTIGIGAGPHCDGQVLVTADVLGLSDWQPPFAKRYANLREQGIQAAKQFCDEVRSQNFNVT
- a CDS encoding 6-carboxytetrahydropterin synthase; protein product: MKCIINRRAQFSASHRYWLPELSDDENRAKFGPCTRAPGHGHNYVLYVSMLGELDQYGMVLNLSDVKQVIKREVTSQLDFSHLNDVWPELQATLPTTEHLARVIWNRLVPYLPVVKIQLFEHPELWAEYTGNGMEAYLTLSTHFSAAHRLALPTLSYEENVEIYGKCARPHGHGHNYHLEVTVKGTVDARTGMIADLADLQQAIDTHVVEPFDHTFLNKDIPYFAEVVPTAENIAVYIRELLRDPILQTGAQLHKVKLIESPNNSAEVYCTAETTSQTAQAQPELATV
- a CDS encoding DUF4278 domain-containing protein; protein product: MKLRYRGVEYDYTPPSLEVSESEILGRYRGRSLRFSYVKHVPFPQPEADLSFRGATYHTNNYGQVKPVVPAQEVPQGSKFMPVFDSMATARRHLLQESARIHQESIRRSLQRRIEIAQAQGDDMLVRQLEDEMHQIA
- the truB gene encoding tRNA pseudouridine(55) synthase TruB yields the protein MPGLQIVNVTAGFLNLYKPLGWTSHDCVAKVRRLLTLRKVGHGGTLDPAASGVLPIALGRATRLLQFLPGDKAYRAVIRFGLTTTTDDLEGEVATSQSAIGLSQAAAIAPLPQFIGTFAQVPPRYSAVQVQGQRLYNLARKGQEANIPVRTVTVHHITPVKWQPGEFPELTVDIACGTGTYIRSIARDWGTVLGTGATLAALERTQSSGFPIKSSLTLEQLADQVNTGIFTPVPPEITLHHLPILSLTAEDARRWQQGQKIPALGAIAPDSPPFYRVHDPTNRFLGVTRWRTDPETGEIRLRPQVVFVDMP